One Pseudomonadota bacterium DNA segment encodes these proteins:
- a CDS encoding YHS domain-containing protein — MSRLHVTLLAGLVVTGLGLASACNSTEQAAGSDQMAMSHGQPAPAGAAKAPSVFDAPQAVGTPATCPVLGNTFTITADTLHSEHQGKHVYFCCAGCKPQFDADPQKYLK; from the coding sequence ATGTCCAGATTGCACGTCACTCTTCTCGCGGGGCTGGTGGTCACGGGGCTCGGCCTCGCGTCGGCCTGCAACAGCACGGAGCAGGCCGCGGGCAGCGACCAGATGGCGATGTCTCACGGCCAGCCGGCACCGGCCGGGGCCGCGAAGGCGCCGTCCGTGTTCGACGCCCCGCAAGCCGTGGGAACGCCGGCCACCTGCCCGGTGCTCGGCAACACGTTCACGATCACGGCGGACACCCTCCACTCGGAGCACCAGGGCAAGCACGTGTACTTCTGCTGCGCGGGCTGCAAGCCGCAGTTCGACGCGGATCCGCAGAAGTACCTGAAGTAG